In bacterium, the DNA window TATTTGTGAAAATTATTTTTAGGTGATATCGGATGACGACAAGCGTAATTATCGAAATAATTGTACTGGTTGTGCTGATTTTCCTTTCAGCTTTTTTTTCGGGTGTCGAGACAGCGTTGACTTCGATGACAAAACTCAGGATAAAGCAGCTGCTCGGCAAAGAGAATAAAAAAGCCGAAGTGATAAACATCTGGATAAAAAAATCCGATAAACTTCTGATTACCTTACTGGTAGGCAATAACATAGCGAATATCGGAGCCGCTTCAATGGGAGCTCTTGTGGTGAACAATTTATTCAGCCACTCTTCCATGGGCAGGGCAATCGCCATTTCATGGTTTACCGTAACCTTCCTTATACTGACTTTCGGAGAAATTATCCCGAAATCAGTTGCGAGAAAACATGCCGAAGGAATTTCGATATTCTGCCTGCCCTACCTTCATGCGATATCTATAATGCTGACGCCCGTGAATAAGATATTCATGTTTATAGTAAGGATATTCATGAGGATAATAGGTTCTGATTATCAGGTCGTTGCTTCAAAAATTACTGAAGAGGAGATAAAGACATTTGTTGATGTCGGGGAAAAGGAAGGTGTCATTCTCCGCGACGAAAAAGAGCTGATACATTCGATTTTCGAATTCGGGGATAAGATAGTCAGGGAAATTATGACGCCCCGTGTTGATATAATCGCCGTTTCCGAAGATGATTCCATAGAAACCGCAAAAAATATTGTTAAAAAGACGCTGTTTTCCAAAATTCCGGTTTACGGGAAAGATATGGACGATATGAAAGGAATTTTTTACGCTAAAGATCTGATAGCCGCGAAACCATCGGAAAATTTTCAGGGAGACCTGAGACTTACGGATATTATGCGGGACGTTTTATTTGTTCCCGAAACCAAGAGAATTTCGGCGTTAATGAAGGAAATGCAGAAAAAGAAAGTTCATATTGCCATAGTGCTGGACGAATATGGCGGAACGGCAGGGCTTATAACGCTTGAAGACGTTATCGAAGAGATAGTGGGAGAGATACAGGATGAATATGATACGGATGAGAATTATTATACAGAAATAAATGAGAATGAGTATATTTTCGATGCGAAAATGTCCATAGACGAAGTAAATGAATATTTGTCCAACGGCGTTAAGCTGCCTGAAAGTGAAAACTACGATACCATAGGCGGTTTTATAATAACCCATCTGGGAAAAATTCCCAGGAAAGGCGAAAAGATAACTATGGTAAACTTTTCCATGGAAATCGTCGATGCCGATGACAAATCTGTAAAGAAGGTTAAAGTTACGGGCAAGAAGGAAGAATAAACTATGTTAAAAAGAGTTAGAGGGTATTTTTTTACCGGGCTTCTGGTTCTTTTTCCTGTTTTGGGCACGGCCGGAGTTATTTACTGGCTGTTTATCTTTATAACCAATTTTCTTGTAAAGCCGCTGAGCCATTATATCCCTTCTGATAAACAGATATTTGTCAGGTCGGCCAGCCTTATTGTAGCTTTCATTCTTGTGGTTTTTATCGGTTTTCTGGCCAAGATGGTATTTGTGCGAAAAATTTCAAAGCCGTTTGAAAACCTGCTTATACGGATTCCGCTTATAAATAAAATATACAAAACATTTAAACAGATATCACTGGCCCTGTGGGAGAGCCAGGCCACTATCCTCAGGCAGGTGGTTTTGATTGAGTATCCGCGCAAAGGCATCTGGTCGGTAGGTTTTACCACATCTTGCGTCAAAAGCAGGGCAAGCGAAATACTTAAAGGTGATTATATCGGATTATTTGTGCCGACCACACCCAATCCGACTTCAGGTTTGTTTATCATTGTGGCAAGAAAAGATGTTATATTCACTTCAATCAGCATTGAAGACGGCTTAAAGCTTGTTGTGTCGGCGGGTACGATTGAGCCCTACGAAATGAAGAAAATTGGATAGTAAAAATGTTTTTCCCCTCATTCACTCCGGTTGTCTTATGAACCAGAAAACACAGGCTATTTTATTGAGGTCTTATAAATATGGGGAATCCAGCAGGGTCGCTGTGTTTATTACCCCCTGCCTGGGCAAGATAAAAGCCGTATTGAAAGGAGTTGAAAAATTAAAAAGCAGATATTCGAAACTCCAGGTTTTCGGTTTATATGATGTTGAGTTAAAAAGGGTGAAAGACCGGGAATTGGACACGGTATCTTCTCTTGAGGTGATAAATAATTTTTCCGGTATAATGAAAAGATCCGAGACCTATGCTGTGGCGACGACTGTTATTGAGATAACGGCCATGATAACAAGTTTTGAGAATGACGAAACATCTATATTCAGGGAACTGTGTTTTGTGCTGGACAGGTTGTCTCAGAATAAAGAGGGAGAGAGCCCTGTAAGGTATCTGGTCATATATGCATTAAGGTCAATGTATCTGGCAGGTTTTGTCGGGTTATTTTCGGAGTGCGGCGCCTGCGGGGATAAAACGGGGCCTTTTTTCATAACGCCTTCGGGTGATATAAGATGTAATAAGTGCGCGCCAACCGGCAAAAAAGTGTTTATCAGCCGCAGCCTTGCCATGGCGATGGATGAAATAGTGCGCGGGGGCATAGGTGAAAATGCGTACTTATCCGCGAAAAATGCCGAACTTCGCAAAATTTCTCCCGTTGTACGGTTATTGCTTGACTTTGTTCTGCCCAAACCGTTAAAATCTCTTGATTTTTTAGCCTCCATTTTAAAAAAAAGAAAAAAATTCGGATAAAGGTTGAGTTTTTATCATTATGAAAAAAAATACCAATGACAAAATGTCTAAACTTGTCTCCTTATGCAAAAGGAGAGGATATGTATTCCAGTCATCGGAAATTTACGGCGGTTTGAACAGCTGCTGGGATTACGGTCCTCTGGGAAGCGAATTGAAAAGGAATATAAAAGATTTCTGGTGGAAGTCGATGGTATATGAGCGCGATGATATCGAGGGGATAGATTCAAGCATACTTATGCATCCCAGGATATGGGAGGCTTCCGGACATGTAGAACATTTCACAGATCCTCTTGTAGACTGTAAAAAATGTAAGATGCGTTTCAGGGCTGATGAGATGAATTCTGAAAAATGCCCTTCCTGCGGCGGAGAACTTACCCGGCCGAGAAGTTTTAATCTTATGTTTAAAACGTTTATGGGGCCCGTGGAAGACAGCGCAAATGTTATTTATATGCGGCCTGAAACTGCGCAGGGTATTTATGTAAATTTTCTTAACGTTTTAAACTCTTCGCGAAAAAAAATACCTTTCGGCATTGCGCAGATAGGAAAGGCTTTCAGGAACGAGATAACACCCGGCAATTTTATTTTCAGGACCAGAGAATTCGAACAGATGGAAATGCAGTATTTTGTTGAACCCGGGGGTTCGATGCAGATTATGGAACAATGGAAGGAAATCAGGTATCAGTGGTATCTGCGCCTCGGCATTAACCCCGAAAAACTCAGGTTCCACGAGCATGATGAAAAAGAACTGGCTCATTATGCGAAAAAGGCGTTTGATATCCAGTATGAATTTCCGTTCGGATGGTCGGAACTTGAAGGGATACATCACCGCGCAGATTACGACCTCAAAAAGCATACGGAATTTTCCGGAAAAGATCTTACATATTATGACGATGAAAAGAAAATAAGGTATATACCGAACATTATTGAGACTTCGGCGGGCTGTGACAGGACACTCTTGACATGCCTTATAGACGCTTTCCATGAAGAGGAAGAGAGAATAGTTCTGAAATTATCGCCGAGGATAGCTCCTATCAAGGCCGCTATACTGCCTCTTGTTAACAGGGACGGAATGGATGAATTTGCCGGTAAGATATACGACAGGCTTAAGAGCAAGTTGAAAGTTTTTTATGATGACGGAGGTTCAATAGGGAGACGTTACAGGAGAATGGATGAAGCCGGCACCCCTTTCTGTTTTACCGTGGATTCCCAGACCCTTAAAGATAATACCGTTACGCTCCGCGAGAGAGATTCTATGCAGCAGACAAGGATACCGGAAAGCGATATCGAAGTTGAATTGAGAAAAAGAATAGAAAATATCTAAAAGATAATTGGA includes these proteins:
- a CDS encoding hemolysin family protein, which gives rise to MTTSVIIEIIVLVVLIFLSAFFSGVETALTSMTKLRIKQLLGKENKKAEVINIWIKKSDKLLITLLVGNNIANIGAASMGALVVNNLFSHSSMGRAIAISWFTVTFLILTFGEIIPKSVARKHAEGISIFCLPYLHAISIMLTPVNKIFMFIVRIFMRIIGSDYQVVASKITEEEIKTFVDVGEKEGVILRDEKELIHSIFEFGDKIVREIMTPRVDIIAVSEDDSIETAKNIVKKTLFSKIPVYGKDMDDMKGIFYAKDLIAAKPSENFQGDLRLTDIMRDVLFVPETKRISALMKEMQKKKVHIAIVLDEYGGTAGLITLEDVIEEIVGEIQDEYDTDENYYTEINENEYIFDAKMSIDEVNEYLSNGVKLPESENYDTIGGFIITHLGKIPRKGEKITMVNFSMEIVDADDKSVKKVKVTGKKEE
- a CDS encoding DUF502 domain-containing protein → MLKRVRGYFFTGLLVLFPVLGTAGVIYWLFIFITNFLVKPLSHYIPSDKQIFVRSASLIVAFILVVFIGFLAKMVFVRKISKPFENLLIRIPLINKIYKTFKQISLALWESQATILRQVVLIEYPRKGIWSVGFTTSCVKSRASEILKGDYIGLFVPTTPNPTSGLFIIVARKDVIFTSISIEDGLKLVVSAGTIEPYEMKKIG
- the recO gene encoding DNA repair protein RecO, whose amino-acid sequence is MNQKTQAILLRSYKYGESSRVAVFITPCLGKIKAVLKGVEKLKSRYSKLQVFGLYDVELKRVKDRELDTVSSLEVINNFSGIMKRSETYAVATTVIEITAMITSFENDETSIFRELCFVLDRLSQNKEGESPVRYLVIYALRSMYLAGFVGLFSECGACGDKTGPFFITPSGDIRCNKCAPTGKKVFISRSLAMAMDEIVRGGIGENAYLSAKNAELRKISPVVRLLLDFVLPKPLKSLDFLASILKKRKKFG
- a CDS encoding glycine--tRNA ligase gives rise to the protein MKKNTNDKMSKLVSLCKRRGYVFQSSEIYGGLNSCWDYGPLGSELKRNIKDFWWKSMVYERDDIEGIDSSILMHPRIWEASGHVEHFTDPLVDCKKCKMRFRADEMNSEKCPSCGGELTRPRSFNLMFKTFMGPVEDSANVIYMRPETAQGIYVNFLNVLNSSRKKIPFGIAQIGKAFRNEITPGNFIFRTREFEQMEMQYFVEPGGSMQIMEQWKEIRYQWYLRLGINPEKLRFHEHDEKELAHYAKKAFDIQYEFPFGWSELEGIHHRADYDLKKHTEFSGKDLTYYDDEKKIRYIPNIIETSAGCDRTLLTCLIDAFHEEEERIVLKLSPRIAPIKAAILPLVNRDGMDEFAGKIYDRLKSKLKVFYDDGGSIGRRYRRMDEAGTPFCFTVDSQTLKDNTVTLRERDSMQQTRIPESDIEVELRKRIENI